Proteins from a single region of Labedella gwakjiensis:
- a CDS encoding acyltransferase family protein, producing the protein MVDTANTETPQKPARRRVPYWDNIRFACIVLVVAGHGIQRLTYDSDWALTVYLAIYAFHMPAFAVVSGYFSKSEPPGRRQMSRVITDIILPYIIFESVWTLVQFAVEGSGNLNPTQPSWTLWFLLALGIFRLILPYLALFRFPVLWAVLISVGVGYLDNVDSTFSLSRTLGILPFFVIGWRLRTTPLADAWLSADRRMIVGVRAAAVGFLALAVWVFWSGIDLWRMIDLRYWFFYDDSYKGLGEDQWWAGGVRLGLIVIALLLVAAFFSLVPRRQTFFTTFGQYTMYAYLLHSFVLYPLRETGILRDEATTRIWLVAMLIGSFLLAMALSSRPVRRVFRPLIEPKPRWLFTDDPDRRRGESRTDPTGSRREPSRPRADGARGSADDRSRERG; encoded by the coding sequence ATGGTCGACACCGCGAACACCGAGACGCCGCAGAAGCCCGCGCGTCGCCGGGTGCCGTACTGGGACAACATCCGCTTCGCCTGCATCGTCCTCGTCGTCGCCGGCCACGGCATCCAGCGCCTCACCTACGACTCCGACTGGGCGCTCACCGTCTACCTGGCCATCTACGCCTTCCACATGCCGGCGTTCGCCGTGGTGAGCGGTTACTTCTCCAAGTCGGAGCCGCCCGGGCGCCGGCAGATGTCGCGCGTGATCACGGACATCATCCTCCCGTACATCATCTTCGAGTCGGTCTGGACCCTCGTGCAGTTCGCCGTCGAGGGATCGGGCAACCTCAACCCGACCCAGCCGTCCTGGACGCTCTGGTTCCTCCTCGCCCTCGGGATCTTCCGGCTGATCCTCCCCTACCTCGCCCTCTTCCGCTTCCCCGTCCTCTGGGCCGTCCTCATCTCCGTCGGAGTCGGGTACCTCGACAACGTCGACAGCACGTTCTCGCTGTCTCGGACGCTCGGCATCCTGCCGTTCTTCGTCATCGGCTGGCGACTGCGTACGACTCCCCTCGCCGATGCCTGGCTCAGCGCGGATCGCCGCATGATCGTCGGCGTCCGGGCGGCCGCCGTCGGATTCCTCGCCCTCGCGGTCTGGGTGTTCTGGTCGGGTATCGACCTCTGGCGCATGATCGATCTGCGGTACTGGTTCTTCTACGACGACTCCTACAAAGGACTGGGTGAGGACCAGTGGTGGGCCGGTGGTGTCCGACTCGGCCTGATCGTGATCGCCCTCCTCCTCGTCGCCGCGTTCTTCTCGCTCGTCCCGCGACGCCAGACGTTCTTCACCACATTCGGTCAGTACACGATGTACGCGTACCTCCTGCACAGCTTCGTCCTCTACCCCCTGAGGGAGACGGGCATCCTGCGCGACGAGGCGACGACGCGAATCTGGCTCGTCGCCATGCTGATCGGGTCGTTCCTCCTCGCGATGGCCCTGTCGTCACGCCCCGTCAGACGGGTGTTCCGACCGCTCATCGAGCCGAAGCCGCGTTGGCTCTTCACCGACGATCCCGACCGGCGCCGCGGCGAGTCCCGCACCGACCCGACGGGGTCGAGGCGCGAACCGTCGCGGCCGCGCGCCGACGGAGCTCGCGGCTCGGCCGACGACCGCTCCCGCGAGCGGGGCTGA
- a CDS encoding FMN reductase, whose amino-acid sequence MSERRIVVVTAGLSTPSSSRLLADRLSSAVVADLAARDVTAVVTTIELREYARDLMDNLITGFPSLRLESMLADVAAADGLVVVSPIFSTSYSGLFKTFIDVLDPQALAGVPVLIGANAGTARHSLAIDYAIRPLFAYLHADAVPTGVFAASSDWGDAGGDAVRPLQERIDRAAEELGDAVARRTPRPTPVDPFDPASFGGGSSMGNMIGGLSGV is encoded by the coding sequence GTGTCTGAGCGCAGGATCGTCGTGGTGACGGCCGGGCTCAGCACGCCGTCGTCGTCCCGTCTTCTGGCGGACCGATTGTCGTCCGCCGTCGTGGCCGATCTCGCGGCGAGGGATGTGACGGCTGTCGTGACGACCATCGAGCTCCGGGAGTACGCCCGTGACCTCATGGACAACCTGATCACGGGGTTCCCCTCGCTGCGACTCGAGTCGATGCTCGCCGACGTGGCGGCGGCCGACGGACTCGTGGTGGTGTCGCCGATCTTCAGCACGAGCTACAGCGGGTTGTTCAAGACGTTCATCGACGTCCTCGACCCGCAGGCGCTCGCCGGAGTCCCGGTGCTCATCGGCGCCAATGCCGGCACGGCACGTCACTCGCTCGCGATCGACTACGCCATCCGACCGCTCTTCGCCTATCTGCACGCCGATGCCGTGCCGACGGGGGTGTTCGCGGCCTCGTCCGACTGGGGCGACGCCGGTGGTGACGCCGTGCGCCCGTTGCAGGAGCGCATCGACCGCGCAGCGGAGGAACTGGGTGATGCGGTCGCACGCCGCACTCCCCGCCCGACGCCCGTCGATCCCTTCGACCCTGCGTCCTTCGGAGGCGGCTCCTCGATGGGGAACATGATCGGCGGCCTCAGCGGCGTCTGA
- a CDS encoding histidine phosphatase family protein — MSQYLYLVRHGEQQDAQHGMGDGPLSARGRRQAQLLAERLGGLPLTAAYHSPLQRAAETATIVAQRLPSVSPEPSALLFDCVPTGRTPETPSAYLPFFGSVTDEEVEAGTAQMADAVAEYLAPRPGDRHDVLITHNFVISWFVREVLAAPAWKWMTIDQANCGLTILHRKPGRPWSLLVHNDLSHLPVELRTGLPDPLPV, encoded by the coding sequence ATGTCCCAATACCTCTACCTCGTGCGCCACGGCGAGCAGCAGGACGCCCAGCACGGCATGGGTGACGGACCGCTCTCGGCCCGCGGACGCCGCCAGGCGCAGCTCCTCGCCGAGAGGCTCGGCGGGCTGCCTCTCACAGCCGCCTACCACTCGCCGCTTCAACGTGCCGCAGAGACCGCGACCATCGTCGCCCAGCGGCTCCCGTCCGTTTCGCCTGAGCCGTCCGCTCTTCTCTTCGACTGCGTTCCCACCGGCCGCACACCGGAGACCCCGTCGGCGTATCTGCCGTTCTTCGGGTCGGTGACCGACGAGGAAGTGGAGGCGGGTACGGCGCAGATGGCCGATGCCGTCGCCGAGTACCTCGCGCCTCGACCGGGCGACCGGCACGACGTGCTCATCACCCACAACTTCGTCATCTCGTGGTTCGTCCGCGAGGTGCTCGCCGCCCCCGCGTGGAAGTGGATGACGATCGATCAGGCGAACTGCGGACTCACGATCCTCCACCGCAAGCCGGGCCGACCGTGGAGCCTGCTCGTGCACAACGACCTCTCCCATCTCCCCGTCGAACTGCGAACCGGCCTCCCCGATCCCCTCCCGGTCTAG
- the rpsO gene encoding 30S ribosomal protein S15 → MALDSDSKKAIIEEYATHPGDTGSPEVQVAILTTRIKDLTEHLKEHKHDHHSRRGLLLLVGQRRRLLGYLQDVDINRYRALIERLGLRR, encoded by the coding sequence ATGGCACTCGATTCAGACTCCAAGAAGGCGATCATCGAAGAGTACGCGACCCACCCCGGAGACACCGGATCCCCCGAGGTGCAGGTGGCAATCCTCACCACTCGGATCAAGGACCTCACCGAGCACCTGAAGGAGCACAAGCACGACCACCACTCGCGTCGTGGCCTGCTCCTCCTCGTCGGCCAGCGCCGTCGCCTCCTGGGTTACCTCCAGGACGTCGACATCAACCGCTACCGTGCGCTCATCGAGCGTCTCGGGCTGCGTCGCTAG
- a CDS encoding M4 family metallopeptidase, with protein sequence MRAEGEPSTGDPAADEAYDGLGATHALFLDAFDRDSIDDSGLPLEATVHFGNAYDNAFWDGSRMVFGDGDGQVFERFTRSLSVIGHELSHGVVQYSTNFVYEGQSGALNESVADVFGVLVEQYASRQSSDEASWLIGVGLFTDEVEGDAIRSMSDPGSAYDDDVLGKDPQPGHMRDYIDTVEDNGGVHLNSGIPNKAFHLAATGIGGFAWERAGRIWYHALTEGSLTATATFSEFAAQTITSAQTVFGVESPERSAVVAAWDGVGVAVEAAEEGVAPIDTAS encoded by the coding sequence GTGCGCGCGGAGGGCGAGCCTTCGACGGGAGACCCCGCCGCCGACGAGGCGTACGACGGCCTGGGGGCCACGCACGCACTCTTCCTCGACGCTTTCGACCGGGATTCCATCGACGATTCCGGGCTCCCGCTCGAAGCCACGGTGCACTTCGGCAACGCGTACGACAACGCGTTCTGGGACGGATCACGCATGGTCTTCGGCGACGGGGACGGACAGGTGTTCGAGCGCTTCACGCGTTCGCTCAGTGTGATCGGCCACGAGCTCAGCCACGGAGTCGTGCAGTACTCGACGAACTTCGTCTATGAGGGGCAGTCGGGCGCATTGAACGAGTCGGTCGCCGATGTGTTCGGCGTCCTCGTCGAGCAGTATGCATCGCGACAGTCATCCGACGAGGCGAGCTGGCTGATCGGCGTCGGGCTGTTCACCGACGAGGTCGAGGGCGACGCCATCCGCTCGATGTCCGACCCGGGATCCGCCTACGACGACGACGTCCTCGGGAAGGATCCGCAGCCCGGGCACATGCGCGACTACATCGATACCGTGGAGGACAACGGAGGGGTCCACCTGAACTCGGGTATCCCCAATAAGGCCTTCCACCTCGCAGCCACAGGCATCGGCGGCTTCGCATGGGAGCGGGCCGGGCGGATCTGGTATCACGCTCTCACCGAGGGCTCGCTCACGGCCACGGCCACCTTCTCGGAGTTCGCCGCGCAGACGATCACGTCGGCGCAGACCGTGTTCGGGGTCGAGTCGCCGGAGCGCTCCGCGGTGGTCGCGGCATGGGACGGGGTCGGCGTGGCGGTGGAGGCCGCAGAGGAGGGCGTCGCCCCGATCGACACGGCGTCCTGA
- a CDS encoding LLM class flavin-dependent oxidoreductase — protein sequence MQFGIFTVGDVTTDPTTGRTPTEHERIKAMVAIALKAEEVGLDVFASGEHHNPPFVPSSPTTMLGYIAARTERIILSTSTTLITTNDPVKIAEDFAMLQHLADGRVDVMMGRGNTGPVYPWFGKDIRQGVELALENYNLLHRLWREDYVDWQGRFRTPLQGFQSTPRPLDDVPPFVWHGSIRTPEIAEQAAFYGDGFFANNIFWPKEHFMRLIGLYRQRFEHYGHGRADQAIVGLGGQAFIRKNSQDAVTEFRPYFDNAPVYGHGPSLEDFTRQTPLTVGSPQEVIDRYASMRDSFGDYQRQLFLMDHAGLPLKTVLEQLDILGEEVVPVLRRELAVNRPETVPDAPTHAARVAEALSSSAEESEEGARV from the coding sequence ATGCAGTTCGGCATCTTCACCGTCGGTGACGTCACGACCGATCCGACGACGGGTCGTACGCCGACCGAGCACGAGCGGATCAAGGCCATGGTCGCGATCGCGCTCAAAGCGGAAGAGGTCGGTCTCGACGTCTTCGCGAGCGGCGAGCACCACAATCCGCCGTTCGTTCCATCGAGTCCGACGACGATGCTCGGGTACATCGCGGCGCGCACCGAGCGGATCATCCTCTCGACGAGTACGACGCTCATCACGACGAACGACCCCGTGAAGATCGCTGAGGACTTCGCAATGCTCCAGCACCTCGCCGACGGTCGTGTCGACGTCATGATGGGACGAGGGAACACCGGGCCGGTGTACCCCTGGTTCGGCAAGGACATCCGCCAAGGCGTCGAGCTCGCTCTCGAGAACTACAACCTTCTCCACCGCCTGTGGCGCGAGGACTACGTGGACTGGCAGGGACGTTTCCGCACACCGCTGCAGGGCTTCCAGTCCACCCCCCGGCCGCTCGACGATGTCCCGCCGTTCGTCTGGCACGGCAGCATCCGCACGCCCGAGATCGCCGAGCAGGCGGCGTTCTACGGCGACGGCTTCTTCGCGAACAACATCTTCTGGCCGAAGGAGCACTTCATGCGGCTCATCGGCCTCTACCGCCAGCGTTTCGAGCACTACGGCCACGGTCGCGCCGACCAGGCGATCGTCGGTCTCGGGGGCCAGGCGTTCATTCGGAAGAACTCCCAGGATGCGGTGACCGAGTTCCGCCCGTACTTCGACAACGCGCCCGTCTACGGTCACGGTCCGAGCCTCGAGGACTTCACCAGGCAGACGCCACTGACGGTCGGGAGCCCGCAGGAGGTCATCGATCGCTACGCGTCGATGCGCGACTCCTTCGGCGACTACCAGCGCCAGCTCTTCCTCATGGATCACGCCGGACTCCCGCTCAAGACGGTGCTCGAACAGCTCGACATCCTCGGTGAGGAGGTCGTGCCCGTGCTCCGCCGAGAGCTCGCGGTGAACCGTCCGGAGACGGTCCCGGATGCACCGACCCACGCGGCACGCGTGGCCGAGGCTCTGTCCTCCTCCGCCGAGGAGTCCGAGGAGGGTGCGCGTGTCTGA
- a CDS encoding DUF5979 domain-containing protein: MRHISLTRSAVGIGIAVIGLAAIALPTAASAAELDAIDSVTIVSPDPTDPSAPLTVGDEFTLDAEWSVADDAQPGDTFGLTFPSPISVAWTQNFDLLDPDGLVIGSCVASGQSIDCTLGDYVLDHDDVHGSLNVRATAVEATESEELTFETSGGTTVTAPIPGGGIVDSGPSTGPEQIRKYGGMTSDGSSARWAIEVPIEHLEALGEGVVLTDTYDERLTLDPSTVSVAYVAPDGWDAWIADGTAESLPLASGEWTFTDHPTTHSFDLTFPTPRADGGWYLVSYSTPLPADAETGDVFGNSVSASGTKLAESTVTYSDAGGNGSGSRERSLAVTKAVAGSGTIPDTSFVVRASCVKADGSAVSDYPVDKSIRAGEKVTFEKLPVGATCTVSEPSSGGADSVRFSPSPVVEITAASPTVIELTVTNTFDVEPTPSPTPPAPTVEPTTEPTPGPAAPTTPPSDDLAVTGSADPSIVIGGAAALLAIGLATALVARRRATR; this comes from the coding sequence ATGCGACACATCTCTCTCACACGATCGGCGGTGGGCATCGGCATCGCCGTGATCGGCCTGGCCGCCATCGCCCTTCCGACAGCGGCGTCCGCCGCCGAGCTCGACGCGATCGACTCCGTGACGATCGTCTCCCCGGATCCCACCGATCCGTCGGCGCCCCTCACCGTCGGCGACGAGTTCACCCTCGACGCAGAGTGGAGCGTCGCAGACGACGCTCAGCCGGGCGACACGTTCGGACTCACGTTCCCGTCGCCCATCTCGGTGGCGTGGACGCAGAACTTCGACCTTCTCGACCCCGACGGCCTCGTCATCGGCTCGTGCGTCGCATCGGGTCAGTCCATCGACTGCACGCTCGGCGACTACGTGCTCGACCACGACGACGTGCACGGTTCGCTGAATGTCCGCGCGACGGCCGTGGAGGCCACGGAGTCCGAGGAGCTCACATTCGAGACCTCAGGGGGCACGACGGTGACGGCTCCCATCCCCGGCGGAGGCATCGTGGACTCCGGCCCGAGCACGGGCCCCGAGCAGATCCGGAAGTACGGAGGCATGACGTCCGACGGCTCGTCAGCGCGTTGGGCTATCGAGGTGCCGATCGAGCACCTCGAGGCACTGGGCGAGGGGGTCGTGTTGACGGACACCTACGACGAACGTCTCACGCTCGACCCCTCGACCGTGTCGGTCGCCTATGTCGCACCCGACGGCTGGGATGCGTGGATCGCCGACGGGACGGCAGAATCGTTGCCGCTCGCCTCCGGCGAGTGGACGTTCACGGACCACCCGACGACGCACAGCTTCGACCTCACCTTCCCCACCCCGCGCGCCGACGGCGGCTGGTACCTCGTCTCCTACTCCACCCCGCTTCCCGCAGACGCGGAGACCGGCGATGTCTTCGGCAACTCCGTGTCAGCGTCGGGGACGAAGCTCGCGGAATCGACGGTCACCTACTCGGACGCCGGCGGAAACGGCTCCGGCTCCCGCGAGCGCAGCCTCGCGGTGACGAAAGCCGTCGCCGGTTCCGGCACGATTCCGGACACCTCATTCGTCGTCCGGGCCTCGTGCGTCAAGGCCGATGGGTCCGCCGTCTCGGACTACCCCGTCGACAAGAGCATCCGAGCAGGCGAGAAGGTCACGTTCGAGAAGCTGCCGGTCGGTGCCACCTGCACGGTGTCGGAGCCGAGCAGCGGAGGAGCGGATTCCGTTCGATTCTCCCCGTCGCCCGTCGTCGAGATCACCGCAGCCTCACCCACGGTGATCGAACTGACGGTGACCAATACCTTCGATGTCGAACCGACGCCGTCGCCGACGCCGCCCGCGCCGACCGTCGAGCCGACGACGGAGCCGACGCCGGGCCCCGCCGCACCGACCACTCCGCCGAGCGACGACCTGGCGGTCACGGGTAGCGCGGACCCGAGCATCGTCATCGGAGGCGCGGCCGCTCTGCTGGCCATCGGCCTGGCTACGGCGCTGGTCGCACGCCGGCGCGCGACGCGCTGA
- a CDS encoding fructosamine kinase family protein has protein sequence MAQDTVVKSSPVSADSYPAEAAGLEWLRDAGGARIVRVIAVSTESIELERVESGVPSAEAAATFGAGLAATHAAGAAAFGAAPPGWSGRLYIGRREMPAAQEDAWGVFYARDRVLPFLEIAESVGTVTADEAHTVRRACSAVSGGVFDDDEPPARLHGDLWSGNVLWSPSGVVLIDPAAHGGHRETDLAMLDLFGCAFLGDVLRGYESVTPLRAGWRERIPLHQLHPLAVHAAGHGRSYGTALVRAAEDVITLAEHSGR, from the coding sequence GTGGCGCAAGACACGGTCGTCAAGTCGAGCCCGGTCTCGGCCGACTCCTACCCAGCGGAAGCCGCCGGTCTCGAGTGGCTGCGGGACGCCGGCGGCGCACGCATCGTCCGCGTGATCGCCGTCTCCACCGAGAGCATCGAACTCGAACGCGTCGAGTCCGGTGTTCCGAGCGCCGAGGCGGCGGCGACTTTCGGGGCCGGACTCGCGGCGACACACGCGGCCGGCGCTGCAGCCTTCGGAGCAGCTCCTCCCGGGTGGTCCGGTCGTCTCTACATCGGACGCCGCGAGATGCCGGCTGCCCAGGAAGACGCCTGGGGCGTCTTCTATGCGCGCGATCGCGTCCTGCCCTTTCTCGAGATCGCCGAGAGTGTCGGAACGGTGACGGCCGATGAGGCGCACACGGTGCGACGGGCATGCAGCGCCGTCTCGGGCGGGGTCTTCGACGACGACGAACCCCCGGCGCGCCTGCATGGCGACCTGTGGTCGGGCAACGTGCTCTGGAGTCCGTCAGGCGTCGTGCTCATCGATCCGGCCGCCCACGGTGGACACCGCGAGACGGACCTCGCGATGCTGGACCTCTTCGGCTGCGCCTTCCTCGGCGACGTCCTGCGCGGCTACGAATCGGTGACGCCGCTGCGCGCGGGCTGGCGCGAACGTATTCCGCTCCACCAGCTCCACCCTCTCGCGGTCCACGCCGCGGGGCACGGCCGTTCCTACGGCACGGCGCTCGTGCGCGCCGCGGAAGACGTCATCACGCTCGCCGAGCACAGCGGTCGCTGA
- a CDS encoding aldo/keto reductase: MVDIGQFAPRLHSGPGFLPSSANPDGATPSGGIPSRDVEASLAAGAHPSAPIGVMPGIPGIGERLRRPFGDTDLRVFPVGLGGSVFGWTASADETRGILDRYADYGGNFIDTADSYAGGLSEVRIGAWMAHRGNRDRMVVSTKIGRHPDAPGLGPVNMVRAVEASLERLQTDHIDLLFFHTDDETVPLEDSLGTAAWLIESGKVRYLAASNFTPARIVEARILASTGLPRFVGLQHEYSLLSRRGFEGDSELVARGQRLGVLAYYALGNGFLTGKYRSRADFVGGGSRAARASAHFGRRGLRILSVLDHVAAEHNTSPTSIALAWLLAKQTVTAPVVSASRPDQVDDLVAATGVQLTRTQMVELDRVSS, from the coding sequence ATGGTCGACATCGGTCAGTTCGCGCCCCGTCTCCACTCGGGCCCCGGGTTCCTTCCGAGCAGTGCGAACCCCGACGGTGCGACCCCGAGCGGCGGCATTCCGTCTCGCGACGTCGAGGCCTCCCTGGCTGCGGGTGCGCACCCGTCTGCACCCATCGGTGTGATGCCCGGTATCCCCGGAATCGGGGAGAGGCTGCGTCGTCCGTTCGGCGACACGGATCTCCGCGTCTTCCCGGTGGGTCTCGGCGGCAGCGTCTTCGGCTGGACGGCTTCCGCGGACGAGACCCGGGGGATCCTCGACCGCTACGCCGACTACGGCGGCAACTTCATCGATACTGCGGACAGCTACGCCGGAGGGCTCAGCGAGGTTCGCATCGGAGCCTGGATGGCACACCGAGGCAACCGCGATCGCATGGTCGTGTCCACGAAGATCGGCCGACACCCCGATGCTCCCGGACTCGGTCCCGTCAACATGGTGCGCGCGGTCGAAGCCTCCCTCGAGAGGCTTCAGACCGATCACATCGACCTCCTGTTCTTCCACACCGACGACGAGACCGTTCCGCTCGAGGACTCCCTCGGCACGGCTGCCTGGCTCATCGAGAGCGGCAAGGTGCGCTACCTCGCCGCATCCAACTTCACGCCGGCCCGGATCGTCGAGGCACGCATCCTCGCGTCGACGGGACTGCCGCGCTTCGTCGGGCTGCAGCACGAGTACAGCCTTCTCAGTCGCCGCGGATTCGAGGGCGATTCCGAACTCGTCGCACGTGGCCAACGGCTCGGCGTCTTGGCGTACTACGCGCTCGGCAACGGATTCCTCACGGGGAAGTACCGGTCTCGTGCCGACTTCGTGGGAGGCGGTTCCCGGGCGGCCAGAGCGTCCGCGCACTTCGGGCGTCGTGGTTTGCGCATTCTCTCCGTGCTCGATCACGTGGCCGCAGAGCACAACACGTCGCCCACCTCCATCGCCCTCGCCTGGCTGCTCGCGAAGCAGACCGTGACAGCACCGGTGGTGAGCGCTTCGAGGCCCGATCAGGTCGACGATCTCGTCGCGGCCACCGGCGTGCAGCTCACCCGGACGCAGATGGTCGAACTCGACCGCGTCAGTTCCTGA
- a CDS encoding polyribonucleotide nucleotidyltransferase: MEGPEIKFAEAVLDNGKFGTRTVRFETGRLAQQAQGAVAAYLDEDTMLLSATSAGKHPRDGFDFFPLTVDVEERSYAAGKIPGSFFRREGRPSTEAILVCRLIDRPLRPSFVDGLRNEVQIVITVLSIAPGEFYDALAINAASASTQISGLPFSGPIAGVRLALIGDQWVAFPTVSQLEEAVFDIIVAGRVVTDENGNEDVAIMMVEAEATEHSWGLIQGGATKPNEAVVAEGLEASKPFIMSLVKAQAELAAQSAKEIQEYPVFLPYSDEAYTAVDALAHDELAAIYQIAGKVERQNADDALKDRVKAEIQAKVEAGELGSDVLSQVSGAYKAVTKKIVRGRILTEGVRMDGRGLADIRPLDAEVQVIPRVHGSAIFQRGETQILGVTTLNMLKMEQQIDSLSPVKSKRYLHHYNFPPYSTGETGRVGSPKRREIGHGFLAERALVPVLPARDEFPYAIRQVSEALSSNGSTSMGSVCASTLSLLNAGVPLRAPVAGIAMGLVSDTVDGQTRYAALTDILGAEDALGDMDFKVAGTSEFVTAIQLDTKLDGIPASVLAAALTQAKEARMSILAVLNAAIDAPDEMAPTAPRVISVQIPVDKIGELIGPKGKTINAIQDETGADISIEEDGTVYIGAVDGPSAEAARAQVNAIANPTNPEVGEQFLGTVVKIATFGAFVSLLPGKDGLLHISEVRKLAGGKRVENVEDVLGVGQKILVEITKIDDRGKLSLAPVVAEEAASDAAPAETTVEA, encoded by the coding sequence ATGGAAGGTCCTGAAATCAAATTCGCCGAAGCCGTTCTCGACAACGGCAAGTTCGGCACCCGCACGGTCCGGTTCGAGACCGGTCGTCTGGCGCAGCAGGCCCAGGGCGCTGTCGCCGCATACCTCGACGAGGACACGATGCTCCTCTCGGCCACGAGCGCCGGCAAGCACCCGCGCGACGGCTTCGACTTCTTCCCCCTCACGGTGGACGTCGAGGAGCGCAGCTACGCGGCCGGCAAGATCCCCGGCTCGTTCTTCCGCCGCGAGGGACGTCCCTCCACGGAGGCGATCCTCGTCTGCCGTCTGATCGACCGGCCCCTGCGTCCGTCGTTCGTCGATGGCCTCCGCAACGAGGTGCAGATCGTCATCACCGTCCTGTCGATCGCTCCGGGCGAGTTCTACGACGCCCTCGCGATCAACGCGGCGTCCGCGTCGACCCAGATCTCCGGTCTGCCGTTCTCCGGCCCGATCGCCGGTGTGCGCCTCGCGCTCATCGGTGACCAGTGGGTCGCGTTCCCGACCGTCTCGCAGCTCGAGGAGGCCGTCTTCGACATCATCGTCGCCGGCCGTGTCGTCACCGACGAGAACGGCAATGAGGACGTCGCGATCATGATGGTCGAGGCTGAGGCCACCGAGCACAGCTGGGGCCTCATCCAGGGCGGCGCCACGAAGCCCAACGAGGCCGTCGTCGCCGAGGGCCTCGAAGCCTCGAAGCCGTTCATCATGTCTCTCGTGAAGGCTCAGGCCGAACTGGCCGCGCAGAGCGCGAAGGAGATCCAGGAGTACCCGGTCTTCCTCCCGTACTCCGACGAGGCGTACACCGCCGTCGACGCTCTCGCCCACGACGAGCTCGCCGCGATCTACCAGATCGCCGGCAAGGTCGAGCGTCAGAACGCCGACGACGCGCTCAAGGACCGCGTCAAGGCGGAGATCCAGGCGAAGGTCGAGGCCGGCGAGCTCGGTTCCGACGTGCTCTCGCAGGTCAGCGGTGCGTACAAGGCCGTCACGAAGAAGATCGTGCGCGGTCGCATCCTCACCGAGGGTGTCCGCATGGACGGACGTGGCCTCGCCGACATCCGTCCGCTCGACGCCGAGGTGCAGGTCATCCCGCGCGTGCACGGTTCCGCCATCTTCCAGCGCGGAGAGACGCAGATCCTCGGCGTCACGACGCTCAACATGCTGAAGATGGAGCAGCAGATCGACTCCCTCTCCCCGGTGAAGTCGAAGCGTTACCTGCACCACTACAACTTCCCGCCCTACTCGACCGGTGAGACCGGCCGCGTCGGCAGCCCGAAGCGTCGCGAGATCGGGCACGGCTTCCTCGCCGAGCGTGCCCTCGTGCCGGTGCTCCCGGCTCGTGACGAGTTCCCCTACGCGATCCGTCAGGTCTCCGAGGCGCTGAGCTCCAACGGTTCCACGTCGATGGGCTCCGTGTGCGCGTCGACCCTGTCGCTTCTCAACGCCGGTGTGCCGCTGCGCGCTCCGGTCGCGGGAATCGCGATGGGTCTCGTCTCCGACACGGTGGACGGTCAGACGCGGTACGCCGCCCTCACCGACATCCTCGGCGCGGAGGACGCGCTCGGCGACATGGACTTCAAGGTCGCCGGAACGAGCGAGTTCGTCACCGCGATCCAGCTCGACACGAAGCTCGACGGCATCCCCGCCTCGGTCCTCGCCGCTGCGCTCACGCAGGCGAAGGAGGCTCGCATGTCGATCCTCGCCGTGCTGAACGCGGCGATCGACGCTCCTGACGAGATGGCGCCCACCGCGCCGCGCGTCATCAGCGTGCAGATCCCCGTCGACAAGATCGGTGAGCTGATCGGCCCGAAGGGCAAGACGATCAACGCCATCCAGGACGAGACCGGTGCAGACATCTCGATCGAGGAGGACGGCACCGTCTACATCGGTGCTGTCGACGGTCCGTCGGCCGAAGCCGCACGCGCACAGGTCAACGCGATCGCCAACCCGACCAACCCCGAGGTGGGCGAGCAGTTCCTCGGCACGGTCGTGAAGATCGCGACGTTCGGTGCGTTCGTCTCGCTCCTCCCGGGCAAGGACGGACTCCTCCACATCTCGGAGGTCCGGAAGCTCGCGGGCGGCAAGCGCGTCGAGAACGTCGAGGACGTCCTCGGAGTCGGCCAGAAGATCCTCGTGGAGATCACGAAGATCGACGACCGCGGCAAGCTGTCGCTCGCTCCGGTCGTCGCGGAGGAGGCAGCGTCTGACGCTGCCCCGGCCGAGACTACCGTCGAGGCCTGA